GATATTGAAGTAGAAGACCTCCTTGATATCAATAGCGGATTTATGTACGTTTCCCATACCGAGTCTGAAGGCACTTATGATGCCGGGACCGGACTTTGGCAGATTTCTGAACTCCTAGATAGTGAAAGTGCCACCCTGATCATTATTGCAACTATTTCTGAAGAACTTACCACCTTTGTAACGCTGAGAAATACGGCAATTATAACCTCATCGGTACCTTTAGATATTAATCCGGACAATGACTCTTCTTTTGTGGAAATTGAAGCAAGTCCGGAAATACCTGAGGATTGTGGCCTGGAATTTAATCAGTTTTCTCCCAATGGAGATGGAATAAATGACTTTTTAGTAGTGAATTGCATAGAATTATTTCCGAATAATACTCTGCAAATATTTGACCGCTATGGGAATCAAGTTTTCAGTGCTGCCGGATATGATAATAGCTGGGACGGTACAGGGAAAAATGGTGCACTTCCAAAGGGGACCTACTATTACATTTTAGGAATCGAAGGGGTAGATGAAGTAAGAAAAGGATGGATCCAAATTTTAAGATGATGAATAGAAACAGATCATCACAAGGAAGGAAGTACATCTTTGCGATAGTAATCGTTTTGATATCCGTTTCCGGATTTGCACAATTGGAGCCTCAATATACACAGTACATGTATAATATCGGGAGTTTTAATCCGGCCTACGTTGGTTCTGTCGAAAATGCAGAAATCGCAACTGCGTACAGGGCACAGTGGATTGATATAGACGGTGCTCCCAGAACGTTGAGATTTGGGGCTAACATACCCTTTTCCAATGGAAAAAACGGATTGGGTTTCAATGTGGTAAGTGATCAATTTGGTCCAACGAGTCAGACCTTTTTTGATATCGCCTACTCTTTTCAGGTCAATCTTTCCTCTGATACATATTTGTCCTTCGGTATAGATGCGGGAGGAGGAATCCTTGATATCGACTTTACCAAGGGTAATTTTGAAAACCCGGATGAACCTCTTTTGAACAATTCGGTGTTTAACAAATTTTATCCTACGCTCGGGGCAGGTTTGTTCCTCTATTCGGACGATTGGTATTTAGGTGCTTCAGCTCCCAATTTCCTGACTGGTATTACTAAAGACGAAGAGGTGGAAGCATTCTTCAATGACAGGATTCAGGTTAATTTTATTGGTGGAGTGGTCTTTGAATTGGGTGACAATTTAAAATTTAAGCCTGCATTTTTGGCTAGCTATTTTGAAGGTTTGCCCTTCCGTTTCGATTTTTCTGCTAATTTTCTGTTCAGCGAATTCTTTACCCTGGGCGCGGGATATCGCTTAGATAATGCAGTCAGCGGTTTGGCTGGATTCCAAATTTCCAAAGGAATGTTTCTAGGGTATTCTTATGATTACAACACCAACGCATTGGGACAATACAATCAGGGATCTCATGAAATGATATTAAAGTTTTTTATCGGAGGAGGAGGGAATCAGCGGAAATCAAAAGCACCAAAGTCAAGAAAAGGAAAGCCTAAGCAAATCGATAGTCCGCGGTTTTTTTAATTAAAGGGTATGAAATTAAAACATCTTATTTTCTGTTTTTACTTGTTCTTTTCAGGTTTAGCTGCAGCTCAGGAGGGTATGTCGAAGGGAGATGTTTTGTTCTTTGAATACCGATATAAATCAGCAATTCAGGAATACCTCAAGGAAATGAGGAAGCAGCCCCTTACGGTGCAACAATACCTGAACCTGTCAGAATCATATTTAAAATTAGGTGATCACGAGCGTGCTACTAAGGCCTATCTGGAACTTTACAAAAAAGACTCTGTCCTGCCTGGATACCACCTAAATAAAATGTTACTGGGCATCCGCCAGACAAGGGGAATGGACAGTGTCAAAGTTTTTCTGAGCACAGGCAGTTCATCCCTCTCAACAGAATTATATGAAAACGCTCTATTTAATTTTGACTTACAGGATGAATCCATAGATC
This DNA window, taken from Muriicola soli, encodes the following:
- a CDS encoding PorP/SprF family type IX secretion system membrane protein, whose product is MMNRNRSSQGRKYIFAIVIVLISVSGFAQLEPQYTQYMYNIGSFNPAYVGSVENAEIATAYRAQWIDIDGAPRTLRFGANIPFSNGKNGLGFNVVSDQFGPTSQTFFDIAYSFQVNLSSDTYLSFGIDAGGGILDIDFTKGNFENPDEPLLNNSVFNKFYPTLGAGLFLYSDDWYLGASAPNFLTGITKDEEVEAFFNDRIQVNFIGGVVFELGDNLKFKPAFLASYFEGLPFRFDFSANFLFSEFFTLGAGYRLDNAVSGLAGFQISKGMFLGYSYDYNTNALGQYNQGSHEMILKFFIGGGGNQRKSKAPKSRKGKPKQIDSPRFF